In Hasllibacter sp. MH4015, the following proteins share a genomic window:
- a CDS encoding SOS response-associated peptidase — MCGRLTLTHPNDALARLFDAAPANDLPEPPNYNLCPTQDVSVVVSDGARRALRPMRWGFIPHWYKTPTGGPLLINARAETIAEKPAFRAAVRARRCLIPAAGFYEWTKGADDARLPWYFSRPDGAPLVFAGIWQIWDKGEDPLATCAIVTTGASDWMAETHHREPVVLAEADWPTWLGEADAKAAPLMKPAPEGLYQRWRVDPAVNSNRAHGPELITPLAA, encoded by the coding sequence ATGTGCGGACGCCTGACCCTGACCCATCCCAATGACGCGCTGGCGCGGCTGTTCGATGCGGCGCCCGCGAACGATCTGCCCGAGCCGCCCAATTACAACCTGTGCCCGACGCAAGACGTGAGCGTGGTCGTGTCCGACGGCGCGCGACGGGCGCTGCGCCCGATGCGGTGGGGGTTCATCCCCCATTGGTACAAGACGCCCACGGGTGGCCCATTGCTTATCAACGCACGCGCGGAGACGATTGCCGAAAAGCCCGCCTTCCGCGCTGCCGTGCGCGCCCGGCGCTGCCTGATCCCGGCGGCGGGGTTCTATGAATGGACCAAGGGCGCGGATGATGCACGCCTGCCGTGGTATTTCTCCCGCCCCGATGGGGCGCCTTTGGTCTTTGCGGGCATCTGGCAGATCTGGGACAAGGGGGAAGACCCGCTTGCGACCTGCGCCATCGTGACCACGGGTGCCTCCGACTGGATGGCGGAGACCCATCACCGAGAGCCGGTTGTGCTGGCGGAAGCGGATTGGCCCACATGGCTGGGGGAGGCGGACGCCAAGGCCGCGCCCTTGATGAAACCCGCGCCCGAGGGCCTTTATCAGCGGTGGCGGGTGGACCCTGCGGTCAATTCCAACCGCGCCCACGGCCCGGAACTGATCACGCCATTGGCCGCGTGA
- a CDS encoding M10 family metallopeptidase C-terminal domain-containing protein — MCQICFAFTPYLDACTYGGLSVTDPQGSAAPVDAVASMPVAEVAEAGDASANTSTQAALALGEVFLGTTQTPGDSDWIAVELVAGQTYTFAAAGVGALSDQNADPHLFLRDGAGAQLASDDAGGPGYNASITFTATTSGTYFLDVRAWGGSDSGTYGVTMAEGEMATYAPDMIAGNLIRDGLAWTSVPGTGATLTWAIRTTGENPGGGNPNGTDPVGGNPFIAPSPGQVAEITAAMAYLDGISNLTLNQVAPGATSDNATILFGAYSAFDGAGAYAYLPVPGGTGAANNAGDVWLNNTSVTTGAITFGSYAAFTILHEIGHAIGLAHPGDYNATLGVTFTYDNYAQFQQDSHQFTVMSYFNETHTGASGGLGFPDTFMLYDFLAIHQLYGADMSFHGGDTTYGFNATHGGTAYDFTANTNPFLTIFDGNGSDLIDLSGYDMAQSLSLVAGTFSDIGGYSGNLSIAYGALIERAIGGTGNDTIIGNGADNTLDGGRGLDEIHGGTGNDTIYGGSHNDILHGGAGGDAIAGELGNDTIYGGGDADRITGGNGNDLLDGGMGNDVLNGGRGDDLLLGGNRNDRLFGTFDDDTLMGGEGDDLLRGGTQNDHLDGGAGDDALFGGAGFDILIGGAGDDTLTGAFNADRFVFGDGHGSDVVEDFDALNKAEKLDFTGLSTLKTLADVLGTGSGTAAATQIGADVQIDTGSGLIVLKGVQYGDLDATDFLF; from the coding sequence ATGTGCCAGATCTGTTTTGCCTTCACCCCGTATCTCGATGCCTGCACCTATGGCGGGCTGTCCGTAACCGATCCGCAGGGCTCCGCCGCGCCGGTCGATGCCGTGGCGTCAATGCCGGTGGCGGAGGTCGCCGAAGCGGGCGACGCGAGCGCCAACACGTCGACCCAAGCCGCCCTGGCGCTGGGGGAGGTTTTCCTCGGCACCACCCAGACGCCCGGCGACAGCGACTGGATCGCGGTGGAGCTTGTGGCGGGCCAGACCTACACCTTCGCCGCCGCCGGCGTCGGTGCGTTGTCAGACCAGAACGCCGACCCGCACCTGTTCCTGCGCGACGGCGCGGGCGCGCAGCTGGCCAGCGACGATGCGGGCGGGCCGGGCTACAACGCTTCCATCACCTTCACGGCGACGACCAGCGGCACCTATTTCCTCGATGTGCGCGCGTGGGGCGGATCGGACAGCGGCACGTATGGCGTGACCATGGCCGAAGGCGAGATGGCGACCTACGCCCCGGACATGATCGCGGGCAACCTCATCCGCGACGGGCTGGCCTGGACCAGTGTGCCGGGCACGGGCGCGACGCTGACCTGGGCCATCCGCACCACCGGCGAAAACCCCGGCGGCGGCAATCCCAACGGCACGGACCCCGTGGGCGGCAACCCTTTCATCGCCCCCTCCCCCGGCCAGGTGGCGGAAATCACCGCGGCCATGGCCTATCTCGACGGGATCTCCAACCTCACGCTCAATCAGGTCGCACCGGGGGCGACCTCCGACAATGCCACGATCCTGTTCGGGGCCTACAGCGCCTTCGACGGCGCAGGCGCCTATGCCTATCTGCCGGTGCCGGGCGGCACCGGGGCGGCGAACAATGCGGGCGATGTCTGGCTCAACAACACATCCGTCACGACGGGCGCGATCACCTTCGGCTCCTACGCCGCCTTCACCATCCTGCACGAGATCGGGCATGCCATCGGACTGGCCCATCCGGGCGATTACAACGCGACCCTGGGCGTGACCTTCACCTACGACAATTACGCCCAGTTCCAGCAAGACAGCCACCAATTCACGGTGATGAGCTATTTCAACGAGACCCATACCGGCGCAAGCGGCGGCCTCGGGTTTCCCGATACGTTTATGCTTTACGATTTTCTGGCCATCCATCAGCTTTACGGGGCAGATATGTCCTTCCACGGCGGCGACACGACCTATGGGTTCAACGCGACCCATGGCGGCACGGCCTATGACTTCACCGCCAACACCAACCCGTTCCTGACGATCTTCGACGGCAATGGCTCGGACCTGATCGACCTGTCGGGCTATGACATGGCCCAGAGCCTCAGCCTCGTCGCGGGGACGTTTTCGGATATCGGCGGGTATTCCGGCAACCTTTCCATCGCCTATGGCGCGCTGATCGAGCGGGCGATCGGCGGCACCGGCAATGATACGATCATCGGCAACGGCGCGGACAATACGCTCGACGGGGGCCGCGGCCTGGATGAGATCCATGGCGGCACCGGGAACGACACGATCTATGGCGGCTCCCACAACGACATCCTCCATGGCGGCGCAGGTGGCGATGCCATTGCGGGCGAGCTTGGCAATGACACGATCTACGGCGGCGGCGACGCGGACCGGATCACCGGCGGCAATGGCAATGATCTGCTCGATGGTGGCATGGGCAACGACGTGCTCAACGGCGGGCGCGGCGATGATTTGCTGCTCGGGGGCAACCGAAACGACCGGCTGTTCGGAACATTCGACGACGATACGCTGATGGGGGGGGAAGGCGACGATCTGCTGCGCGGCGGCACCCAGAACGATCACCTGGACGGTGGCGCGGGCGACGATGCGCTGTTTGGCGGCGCAGGGTTCGACATCCTGATCGGCGGTGCGGGCGACGACACGCTGACGGGCGCGTTCAACGCCGACCGCTTCGTCTTCGGCGACGGGCACGGCTCGGACGTGGTGGAGGATTTCGATGCCCTCAACAAGGCGGAGAAGCTGGATTTCACCGGCCTCAGCACGCTCAAGACCCTCGCCGACGTCCTCGGCACCGGCTCCGGCACGGCGGCGGCCACCCAGATCGGCGCGGATGTGCAGATCGACACCGGAAGCGGGCTGATCGTGCTCAAGGGCGTGCAATATGGCGATCTGGACGCCACGGATTTCCTGTTCTGA
- a CDS encoding acyl-CoA synthetase, translated as MARFATVEDIKTIESDMPWPESQPAVTLYEQLSRTKDAHGALNAITFQLQSGPTDPAETLTWSEVHAKVTRAANLFRSLGVGETDTVAYILPNCNETVLTLLGGAVAGIANPINPLLEAEQIASILRETGAKVVVTLKPFPKTDVAQKVNEALALAPNVETVLEVDLLRYLTGLKKFIVPFLRPKNPARHSARVLDFNAECARQPKDLSFDDTKQDRVACYFHTGGTTGMPKVAQHTYQGMIYNGWIGHTLLFRETDTMMCPLPLFHVFACHVILMAAVTSGAHVVFPTPQGYRGEGVFDNFWKLVERWGVTFIITVPTAISAKMQRPVDADISTVKTAFSGSAPLPVELFNRFEKATGVTLIEGYGLTEATCLVSCNPVEGEKKIGSIGVPFPHTDVRILTDGPGGPQDCEVDEIGEICVSNPGVLAGRTYTESAKNKDLYHFDSYLRTGDLGRIDADGYLWITGRAKDLIIRGGHNIDPAEIEEAMAGHDAVAFAGAIGQPDAFAGELPCVYVELVDGADVTEEALMKYAAEHIHERAALPKHLEVLDELPKTAVGKVFKPDLRKMAITRIYNAALEEAGHSARVVKVVEDKKLGLEAHLARNGEADEAGVAKVLGDYTRPWQWQDDR; from the coding sequence ATGGCACGTTTTGCCACGGTCGAGGATATCAAGACGATTGAGAGCGACATGCCATGGCCCGAAAGCCAGCCGGCCGTCACACTCTATGAACAATTGAGCCGCACGAAAGACGCCCATGGCGCGCTGAACGCGATCACCTTCCAGCTGCAATCCGGCCCGACCGACCCGGCCGAAACGCTGACCTGGTCGGAGGTTCACGCCAAGGTCACGCGGGCTGCAAACCTCTTCCGCTCCCTCGGCGTGGGAGAGACGGATACGGTCGCCTACATCCTTCCCAATTGTAACGAAACGGTGCTGACGCTTCTGGGCGGGGCCGTCGCGGGCATTGCGAACCCGATCAATCCCCTGCTGGAGGCGGAACAGATCGCCTCCATCCTGCGGGAAACCGGTGCCAAGGTCGTCGTGACGCTGAAGCCGTTCCCCAAGACGGATGTGGCCCAGAAGGTGAACGAGGCGCTGGCGCTGGCCCCCAACGTCGAAACGGTACTGGAGGTTGATCTTCTGCGCTACCTGACCGGCCTGAAGAAGTTCATCGTGCCGTTCTTGCGCCCCAAGAACCCCGCCCGCCACAGTGCGCGGGTGCTGGATTTCAACGCGGAATGCGCCCGTCAGCCCAAGGATCTGAGTTTCGACGACACGAAGCAGGATCGCGTGGCGTGCTATTTCCATACCGGCGGCACGACGGGCATGCCCAAGGTCGCGCAGCACACCTACCAGGGCATGATCTATAACGGCTGGATCGGCCACACGCTGCTGTTCCGCGAAACCGACACGATGATGTGTCCCCTGCCGCTGTTTCACGTCTTTGCCTGCCACGTGATCCTGATGGCCGCCGTCACGTCGGGCGCGCATGTGGTGTTCCCCACACCCCAGGGCTATCGCGGCGAAGGCGTATTCGACAATTTCTGGAAGCTGGTGGAACGCTGGGGTGTCACGTTCATCATCACCGTCCCCACCGCGATTTCCGCCAAGATGCAACGGCCCGTGGATGCCGACATCTCCACCGTGAAAACCGCCTTCTCCGGCTCCGCCCCCTTGCCGGTGGAATTGTTCAACCGGTTCGAGAAGGCGACGGGCGTGACGCTCATCGAAGGCTATGGCCTGACGGAGGCGACGTGCCTTGTGTCGTGCAATCCGGTGGAGGGGGAGAAGAAGATCGGGTCCATCGGGGTGCCGTTCCCGCACACCGACGTCCGTATCCTGACCGACGGCCCGGGCGGCCCGCAGGATTGCGAGGTCGACGAGATCGGCGAGATTTGCGTGTCAAATCCGGGGGTTCTGGCCGGGCGCACCTATACGGAGAGCGCGAAGAACAAGGACCTTTACCATTTTGACAGTTATCTGCGGACCGGTGATCTGGGACGGATCGACGCCGATGGCTATCTGTGGATCACTGGGCGCGCCAAGGATCTGATTATCCGGGGCGGCCACAACATCGACCCCGCCGAGATCGAGGAGGCGATGGCCGGCCACGACGCCGTCGCCTTCGCCGGTGCCATAGGGCAACCTGACGCCTTCGCGGGCGAATTGCCCTGCGTCTACGTGGAGCTTGTGGACGGCGCCGATGTCACGGAAGAGGCGCTGATGAAATACGCCGCCGAACATATCCACGAGCGCGCCGCCCTGCCCAAGCATCTGGAAGTGCTGGATGAATTGCCCAAAACGGCGGTGGGCAAGGTGTTCAAACCCGACCTGCGCAAGATGGCGATCACGCGGATCTACAATGCAGCACTTGAGGAGGCGGGCCATTCGGCGCGGGTCGTGAAGGTGGTCGAGGACAAGAAGCTGGGGCTCGAGGCGCATCTGGCCCGGAACGGAGAAGCTGACGAGGCCGGTGTCGCCAAGGTGCTGGGGGATTACACGCGGCCCTGGCAATGGCAAGACGACCGGTGA
- a CDS encoding bifunctional UDP-sugar hydrolase/5'-nucleotidase produces the protein MIARILGSTAMLAGLAVAAPAAADTTLHLLHINDLHSRIQPINRFDSTCNAEDDAAGECFGGVARIATAIDTLRGELEGENVLVLDAGDQFQGSAMFTTYQGEAAAEFMNAIGFDVMASGNHEWNLGPSGFARFIEMVDFPVIAGNLDVSQEPEINELLQDHVVLDVNGVQVGVISALATDTAETSSPGDNVIFTDEIEALQADVDALTEAGVGIIIALTHVGLNDDIRIAEAVTGIDVIVGGHSHTLLSASDPDRDSAYPTWISNPDGTMVPIVQAYAYSKYLGHLEVTFDDAGEVVFAQGDTMLLDASVEPDAEIAARVAELAAPIEEAMSVIVGETADFIEGDRSVCRVEECPMGNLVADAMLDRVADQGVTIAIQNGGGLRASIDGGEVTMGEVLTVLPFQNTVATFQLTGAGIISALENGVSEVEEVAGRFPQVAGMRYSWNPAAEPGSRIVSVEVAEGDGFVAIDPDAVYSVVSNNYMRGGGDGYDVFETEATNAYDFGPGLEEVVATYLGENSPYAPYTDGRITQAE, from the coding sequence ATGATTGCTCGTATTCTGGGGTCCACGGCGATGTTGGCGGGGCTGGCCGTTGCCGCCCCTGCCGCCGCCGACACCACCCTGCACCTTCTGCATATCAACGATCTGCACAGCCGCATCCAGCCGATCAACCGCTTCGACAGCACGTGCAACGCCGAAGACGACGCGGCGGGCGAATGCTTTGGCGGCGTGGCGCGGATTGCCACCGCCATCGACACGCTGCGCGGCGAGCTTGAGGGTGAGAATGTGTTGGTGCTGGACGCGGGCGACCAATTCCAGGGCTCGGCCATGTTCACGACCTACCAGGGTGAGGCCGCGGCGGAATTCATGAACGCCATCGGCTTTGACGTGATGGCGTCGGGCAACCACGAATGGAACCTCGGCCCGTCGGGTTTTGCGCGGTTCATCGAGATGGTGGATTTCCCCGTCATCGCGGGCAATCTGGACGTGAGCCAGGAGCCCGAGATCAATGAATTGCTGCAAGACCATGTCGTGCTGGACGTGAACGGCGTGCAGGTTGGCGTGATTTCCGCGCTGGCCACGGATACGGCCGAGACGTCTTCGCCCGGTGACAACGTGATCTTCACCGATGAGATCGAGGCGTTGCAGGCCGATGTGGATGCGCTGACCGAAGCGGGCGTGGGCATCATCATCGCGTTGACCCATGTCGGTCTGAACGACGATATCCGCATTGCCGAGGCGGTGACGGGCATCGACGTGATCGTGGGGGGGCATTCGCACACGTTGCTGAGCGCCAGCGATCCGGACCGCGACAGCGCGTATCCGACGTGGATTTCGAACCCCGACGGCACGATGGTGCCGATCGTGCAGGCCTATGCTTATTCGAAGTATCTGGGCCATCTGGAAGTGACCTTCGACGATGCGGGTGAAGTGGTCTTCGCCCAGGGCGATACGATGTTGCTCGATGCGTCGGTCGAGCCGGATGCGGAGATTGCCGCGCGCGTCGCCGAATTGGCCGCCCCCATCGAGGAGGCGATGAGCGTGATCGTGGGTGAGACCGCCGACTTCATCGAAGGCGACCGGTCTGTCTGCCGGGTTGAGGAATGCCCGATGGGCAACCTTGTGGCCGATGCCATGCTGGACCGCGTGGCCGATCAGGGCGTGACCATCGCCATTCAGAACGGTGGCGGCCTGCGGGCATCCATTGATGGCGGCGAAGTGACCATGGGCGAGGTGCTTACCGTGCTGCCGTTCCAGAACACGGTTGCCACGTTCCAGTTGACCGGAGCGGGCATTATCTCGGCCCTTGAGAATGGCGTGAGCGAGGTTGAGGAAGTGGCCGGTCGCTTCCCGCAGGTGGCGGGTATGCGCTACTCCTGGAACCCCGCCGCGGAGCCGGGCAGCCGCATCGTCTCGGTCGAAGTGGCCGAGGGCGACGGGTTTGTGGCCATCGACCCTGATGCGGTCTACAGCGTCGTGTCCAACAACTACATGCGCGGCGGCGGCGACGGGTATGACGTGTTCGAGACCGAAGCCACGAACGCCTACGATTTCGGCCCCGGGCTGGAAGAGGTCGTGGCCACCTATCTGGGCGAGAATTCCCCCTATGCGCCCTATACCGACGGGCGGATCACCCAGGCGGAATAG
- a CDS encoding DUF952 domain-containing protein, with protein sequence MRIYKILRAAEWAELQAKGETPGAPIDVTDGFVHFSTADQARETAAKHFAGESDLILAAMEADDLGPALRWEVSRGGAEFPHLYAPLRLSDVIWHAPLLLVDGVHAFPDDM encoded by the coding sequence ATGCGAATTTACAAGATCCTGCGGGCCGCGGAATGGGCCGAGTTGCAAGCCAAGGGCGAAACCCCCGGCGCGCCGATCGACGTGACCGATGGGTTCGTGCATTTCTCCACCGCCGATCAGGCGCGGGAAACGGCGGCAAAGCATTTCGCGGGGGAAAGCGACCTGATCCTCGCGGCGATGGAGGCCGATGATCTTGGCCCCGCCCTGAGATGGGAGGTCTCGCGCGGGGGCGCGGAATTTCCTCACCTCTACGCCCCCCTGCGCCTGTCCGACGTGATCTGGCACGCCCCCCTGCTTCTGGTGGACGGCGTGCACGCCTTTCCGGACGACATGTAG
- a CDS encoding winged helix-turn-helix domain-containing protein: MARPLLSNAQARRLFLDRHLLIAPPSGPARGQALADLITDLGFVQVDSVNTFARAHDLILWSRRQSYRPASLRWVNDRARATFEHWTHDASIVPIQFFPMWRMRFERDRARLHGKWRDWHGGSFHAEIDKVLRYVADNGACCTADMEEDRPEKSTGWWDWRPSKVALEYLWRSGDLSICHRRGFRKFYDLSERVIPAEHLNARMQDAEIVDWACRAALDRLGFATSGELAAFFALVTPAHAKEWVARALADGDVVEVDIEGADGAPRRSFMNPNTLETLEQIPEPSPRVRILSPFDPALRDRNRAERLFGFFYRIEIFVPAPKRRYGYYVFPVMEGTRLIGRIDMAREGEVLAVRAFWAEDGVRMGQGRQSRLIAELERAARFAGCSDLRIASDWLR; this comes from the coding sequence ATGGCCCGCCCCCTTCTGTCCAACGCGCAGGCGCGGCGCCTGTTTCTTGACCGCCATCTGCTGATCGCGCCCCCGTCCGGCCCGGCGCGAGGGCAGGCGCTTGCCGATCTTATTACCGACCTTGGCTTCGTTCAGGTCGACAGCGTCAACACCTTTGCCCGCGCCCATGACCTGATCCTGTGGTCCCGGCGTCAATCCTATCGCCCCGCCAGCCTTCGTTGGGTCAATGACCGCGCGCGCGCGACGTTCGAGCATTGGACCCACGACGCCTCCATCGTGCCGATCCAGTTTTTCCCGATGTGGCGGATGCGGTTCGAGCGGGACCGCGCCCGTCTGCACGGGAAATGGCGCGATTGGCACGGCGGCTCCTTCCACGCGGAAATCGACAAGGTCTTGAGATACGTGGCCGATAACGGGGCCTGCTGCACGGCGGATATGGAGGAGGATCGGCCAGAGAAATCAACGGGTTGGTGGGATTGGCGGCCATCGAAGGTGGCGCTGGAATACCTCTGGCGATCCGGGGATTTGTCGATCTGCCACCGGCGCGGGTTCCGGAAATTCTACGACCTGTCCGAACGGGTGATCCCGGCGGAGCATCTGAACGCGCGGATGCAGGATGCGGAGATCGTGGATTGGGCGTGCCGCGCCGCGCTGGACCGTCTGGGCTTCGCGACCAGCGGGGAACTGGCGGCGTTCTTCGCGCTGGTCACACCGGCCCACGCAAAGGAGTGGGTGGCGCGCGCGCTGGCCGACGGCGACGTGGTGGAGGTCGATATCGAAGGCGCGGACGGCGCGCCGCGGCGCTCCTTCATGAATCCCAATACGTTGGAAACGCTCGAACAAATTCCCGAGCCGTCTCCCCGCGTGCGCATCCTTTCACCCTTCGATCCGGCCCTGCGAGACCGCAACAGGGCGGAGCGGTTGTTCGGGTTCTTCTACCGGATCGAGATATTCGTGCCCGCCCCCAAGCGCCGATACGGGTATTACGTCTTCCCGGTGATGGAAGGCACGCGGCTGATCGGGCGCATCGACATGGCGCGGGAGGGGGAGGTGCTGGCCGTTCGCGCATTCTGGGCCGAGGACGGCGTGCGTATGGGGCAGGGGCGGCAATCCCGCCTGATCGCGGAGCTGGAGCGGGCGGCCCGTTTCGCCGGGTGTAGCGATCTGCGCATTGCGTCCGATTGGTTACGGTGA
- a CDS encoding quinone-dependent dihydroorotate dehydrogenase, with translation MLENLGLKLLRAIDPERAHGMALTALRMGLGPLDGPYTSPRLATRIAGLDMPNPIGLAAGFDKNAEAAGPLQRAGFGFIEVGAATPKPQPGNPKPRLFRLTEDQAAINRFGFNNDGADAIAARLAKTPREIPIGLNLGANKDSVDRLEDFAAVYRTCAPHIDFATINVSSPNTEKLRDLQGKVALAEIITRVDAVRLTAEHPGALFLKIAPDLSEQDIEDIVEVILDAPGRVSGIIATNTTLDREGLKSPHAHEKGGLSGQPVFEKSTRVLAQLHTLTRGTIPLIGVGGVASAEQAYAKIRAGASAVQLYTGLVYGGLSLVTEIASGLDALLERDSHANVAQAVGTGVSEWT, from the coding sequence ATGCTGGAAAATCTCGGTCTCAAACTCCTGCGCGCGATAGATCCCGAACGCGCCCACGGCATGGCGCTGACGGCGCTCCGGATGGGGCTTGGCCCCCTCGACGGTCCCTATACGTCGCCGCGCCTTGCCACCCGTATCGCCGGCCTCGACATGCCCAACCCCATCGGTCTGGCCGCCGGTTTCGACAAGAACGCGGAGGCTGCGGGGCCGTTGCAGCGCGCGGGCTTCGGCTTCATCGAAGTGGGCGCCGCTACGCCAAAGCCGCAGCCCGGCAATCCCAAGCCGCGCCTCTTTCGCCTGACGGAGGACCAAGCCGCCATCAATCGCTTCGGCTTCAACAATGACGGGGCCGATGCCATCGCCGCGCGTCTGGCCAAGACGCCGCGCGAGATCCCCATCGGCCTCAACCTCGGGGCCAACAAGGACAGCGTGGACCGGCTGGAGGATTTCGCCGCCGTCTACCGCACCTGCGCGCCCCATATCGACTTCGCCACGATCAACGTCTCGTCGCCCAACACCGAGAAGCTGCGGGATTTGCAAGGCAAGGTCGCGCTCGCGGAAATCATCACGCGCGTCGATGCCGTGCGCCTTACGGCTGAGCATCCCGGCGCGCTGTTCCTCAAGATCGCGCCGGACCTGTCCGAACAGGACATTGAAGACATCGTGGAGGTCATCCTCGACGCGCCCGGTCGCGTCTCGGGCATCATCGCCACGAACACCACGCTCGACCGCGAGGGGCTGAAAAGCCCGCACGCACACGAAAAGGGCGGCCTGTCCGGCCAGCCGGTGTTCGAGAAATCGACCCGCGTGCTGGCCCAACTCCACACGCTCACGCGCGGCACGATCCCGCTGATCGGCGTGGGCGGCGTGGCCTCGGCGGAGCAGGCCTACGCCAAGATCCGGGCGGGCGCCTCGGCGGTGCAGCTTTACACCGGCCTCGTCTATGGCGGCCTATCGCTGGTGACGGAGATTGCCAGTGGCCTCGACGCCCTTCTTGAACGCGACAGCCATGCCAATGTCGCCCAGGCCGTCGGAACCGGAGTATCGGAATGGACCTGA
- a CDS encoding ABC transporter transmembrane domain-containing protein, whose protein sequence is MKPAANAVEDRATSKRISSLAALWPFLLPYRVVLIGAGLALVLTAMVSLALPLAVRRVVDGFDTGTTELLDSYFLAALGIAALLAVGTGLRYYLVTRLGERVIADIRKAVFERMITMSPAFYERVMTGEVLSRITTDTTLLLSVISSSISIALRNALILFGGIALMLWTSPKLTGAVLLIVPVVIVPIIVLGRRVRELSRENQDWIAESSGNASEALLSAQTVQAFTHERPSARRFDDVTEQSFHSALKRISIRAVMTVIVILLVFSGIVGVLWIGARDVREDVMSIGALIQFLIYAIMVAGSTAALSEIWGELQRASGATERLVELLGAEDAVADPDTGAALPHGGRGDITFDDVRFRYPTRPETAALDGVSFTVSPGETVAIVGPSGAGKSTIFQLLLRFYDPESGTITLDGIDLTDLTRETFRKAIALVPQDPVIFAASARENIRFGRPEASDAEVEAAARAAAAHDFLAKLPDGYDTYVGERGLMLSGGQKQRIAIARAILRDAPILLLDEATSALDAESERAVQDAVGELSKTRTTLIVAHRLATVKQADRILVFEDGKIVAEGTHDSLVAQGGLYARLAQLQFTSGLAAE, encoded by the coding sequence CTGAAACCCGCCGCAAACGCGGTGGAGGATCGGGCCACGTCCAAGCGCATCAGCAGCCTTGCCGCGCTGTGGCCGTTCCTGCTGCCCTACCGGGTCGTGCTGATCGGGGCGGGCCTGGCGCTGGTGTTGACGGCGATGGTGTCGCTGGCCCTTCCGCTTGCCGTGCGCCGGGTGGTCGACGGGTTCGACACCGGCACGACGGAGCTTCTGGACAGCTATTTCCTTGCCGCGCTCGGCATTGCGGCGCTTTTGGCCGTGGGCACGGGCCTGCGTTATTACCTTGTGACGCGGCTGGGGGAACGGGTGATCGCCGATATCCGCAAGGCCGTCTTCGAGCGGATGATCACCATGAGCCCGGCCTTCTACGAGCGCGTGATGACGGGCGAGGTGTTGAGCCGGATCACCACGGATACGACGCTTCTGCTCAGCGTCATCTCGTCGAGCATCTCCATCGCCCTGCGCAACGCGCTGATCCTGTTCGGGGGCATCGCGCTGATGCTCTGGACCTCGCCGAAGCTGACGGGGGCAGTACTATTAATCGTGCCGGTGGTGATCGTGCCGATCATCGTCCTGGGCCGCCGGGTGCGGGAATTGAGCCGCGAGAACCAGGATTGGATCGCGGAAAGCTCCGGCAACGCGTCCGAGGCGCTGTTGTCGGCGCAAACGGTGCAGGCCTTTACCCACGAGCGCCCCTCCGCCCGCCGCTTTGACGACGTGACGGAGCAGTCCTTTCACAGCGCGCTCAAGCGCATCTCGATCCGGGCGGTGATGACGGTGATCGTGATCTTGCTGGTCTTCTCGGGCATCGTGGGGGTCTTGTGGATCGGCGCGCGGGATGTGCGCGAGGATGTGATGTCGATCGGCGCGCTGATCCAGTTCCTGATCTACGCGATCATGGTCGCAGGCTCCACCGCCGCCCTGTCGGAGATCTGGGGGGAGTTGCAGCGCGCCTCCGGCGCGACGGAGCGGTTGGTGGAATTGCTGGGGGCCGAGGACGCGGTGGCCGATCCGGACACCGGCGCCGCTCTGCCCCATGGCGGGCGTGGCGATATCACGTTCGACGACGTGCGCTTCCGCTATCCCACGCGGCCCGAGACGGCGGCGTTGGACGGGGTCAGCTTCACCGTGTCGCCGGGGGAAACTGTGGCAATTGTCGGCCCGTCGGGCGCGGGCAAATCCACGATCTTCCAGCTGCTGTTGCGGTTTTACGATCCCGAAAGCGGGACCATCACGCTTGACGGTATCGACCTGACCGACCTGACGCGCGAGACGTTCCGCAAGGCCATCGCCCTTGTCCCGCAGGACCCGGTGATCTTCGCCGCCTCCGCGCGCGAAAACATCCGCTTTGGCCGCCCCGAGGCCAGCGATGCGGAGGTGGAGGCCGCTGCCCGCGCCGCCGCCGCCCACGACTTCCTCGCCAAGCTGCCCGACGGCTATGACACCTATGTCGGGGAACGCGGCCTGATGCTGTCCGGCGGGCAGAAGCAGCGCATTGCCATTGCCCGCGCAATCCTGCGCGACGCGCCGATCCTGCTGCTGGACGAAGCGACAAGCGCGCTGGACGCGGAATCGGAGCGCGCGGTGCAGGACGCGGTGGGGGAATTGTCGAAGACCCGCACCACGCTGATCGTGGCCCATCGCCTGGCCACCGTGAAACAGGCTGACCGCATCCTGGTGTTCGAGGATGGCAAGATCGTCGCTGAGGGGACCCATGACAGTCTGGTGGCGCAGGGCGGGCTCTATGCCCGGTTGGCGCAGTTGCAATTCACCTCCGGCCTCGCCGCGGAATAG